CTCCGCCGTCCGCCGCGCGCCCTCCACCGTCGGGGGGATCCGCGCCGCAGCCGCCCCGCGTACCGTGGCGGCATGAGCGCACAGGAGCCGACCGTCCCCGATCCCGCCCCGAGCTCGTGGCCCCCGGTCGCGCCGCCCGTCGCGCCGCCCGTCGACCCCGGCGCTCCCGCCGCGGCGGGCCTGCCCGGCGCGCTCCCGCCCGAGCTGCCGCCGCTCCCCGAGCGCCCGCCCGTGCCCTACCACCACGGCCTCCGCGACACCGGCGGCCCCTGGCGCGGGATCCTCGCGCTCGTGCTCGGCGTCGTCGCGTTCTTCGGCCTGTCGCTCGTCTTCGGCCTCGTCGGCTTCGGCATCGAGTTCCTCACCGGTCGCCTCGACCCCACGGACGAGTCGTCGCTCGAGACGATGACGCCCGTCATCCTGCTGGCCACGAACCTGTCGCTCGCTGCGCTGATCCCCGTCTCGATGCTCCTGCAGCGCTGGCTCTTCGGCGTGCGGATGGGCGCGATGTCCTCCATCGCCGGCCGCTTCCGCTGGCGCTGGCTCGGCCGCGTCGCGCTCGTGATGGTGCCGGTCTTCCTCGTCTACATCGGCGTCACGTTCGCGCTGGACCCCACCGGCGACATCCGCGTCGACGGCGAGGTGATCGCGTTCCTCGTCATCATCCTGCTCA
The genomic region above belongs to Clavibacter phaseoli and contains:
- a CDS encoding CPBP family intramembrane glutamic endopeptidase, with translation MSAQEPTVPDPAPSSWPPVAPPVAPPVDPGAPAAAGLPGALPPELPPLPERPPVPYHHGLRDTGGPWRGILALVLGVVAFFGLSLVFGLVGFGIEFLTGRLDPTDESSLETMTPVILLATNLSLAALIPVSMLLQRWLFGVRMGAMSSIAGRFRWRWLGRVALVMVPVFLVYIGVTFALDPTGDIRVDGEVIAFLVIILLTTPLQSAGEEYGFRGLVQRSVGSWFRDTRVALVVGALVSSSLFALAHLAEDPWLIAYYFVFGISATVSARMTGGLEAPVLIHALNNTLLFLPTALLGQMSESMDRSAGTGGPFMLLPMAVVLGSALLTGWWARRHRVETVAPRPLTAKEERRERERAWWDGERQRQASLAAWSAPTGPAAPSA